The proteins below come from a single Esox lucius isolate fEsoLuc1 chromosome 7, fEsoLuc1.pri, whole genome shotgun sequence genomic window:
- the vps36 gene encoding vacuolar protein-sorting-associated protein 36 — translation MDRFTWSNGLLEMNETLVIQQRGVKLYDGDDKAKLDVGVAMLSTHQLFWRDQKNHECCISIPLSQIVYFEEQAAGIGKSAKIVIHLHPAPANKEPGPYQQSKFSYIKLSFKEHGQIEFYRRLTEELSQKRWESMPVSQPIPTATGSQAGRTRAVGIVGIERKIEERRKETDKNISEAFEDLSKLMVKAKEMVELSRSIANKIKEKQGDITEDETIRFKSYLLSMGIANPVTRETHGSGTHYHLQLAKQLGDMLVAPLEERGGMMALTEVYCLVNRARGMELLSPEDLVNACKMFESLKLPLRLRIFDSGVMVVQLQSHSEEEMIASALDNVTDKGSLTAEEFAKLLGLSVLLSKERLFLAEKMGHLCRDDSVEGLRFYPNLFASQA, via the exons GCCAAGTTGGACGTAGGAGTCGCTATGCTCAGTACTCACCAGTTGTTTTGGAGAGATCAGAAGAATCAT gaatGCTGCATATCCATACCCCTGTCCCAGATTGTCTACTTTGAGGAACAAGCTGCTGGTATCGGAAAGAG TGCCAAGATAGTGATCCACCTTCATCCGGCTCCAGCTAACAAGGAGCCAGGACCCTATCAGCAGAGCAAGTTTTCCTATATCAAACTGTCTTTCAAAGAGCATGGGCAAATTGAG ttCTACAGGAGGCTAACGGAGGAGTTGAGCCAGAAGAGATGGGAGAGTATGCCTGTGTCACAGCCCATCCCCACGGCAACAGGTTCACAG GCAGGAAGGACTCGGGCAGTGGGGATCGTCGGCATTgagaggaagatagaggagaggaggaaagagacagacaaaaacatctcAGAG GCCTTTGAGGACCTCAGTAAGCTGATGGTGAAG GCTAAGGAGATGGTGGAGCTGTCCAGGTCCATTGCCAACAAGATCAAAGAAAAACAGGGAGACATCACAGAGGACGAG ACGATCCGGTTCAAGTCATACCTGCTCAGTATGGGCATCGCCAACCCCGTAACCAGGGAGACACACGGCTCCGGGACCCATTACCACCTACAGCTGGCCAAGCAGTTAGGAGATATGCTGGTAGCACCACTCGag GAGCGTGGAGGGATGATGGCTTTAACTGAAGTCTACTGCCTGGTCAACAGAGCGAGAGGAATGGAA TTGTTATCTCCAGAGGATTTGGTGAACGCCTGTAAGATGTTTGAGTCGCTGAAGCTCCCTCTAAG GCTGCGTATCTTTgacagcggggtcatggtggtTCAGCTCCAGTCCCACAGTGAAGAGGAGATGATCGCCTCGGCTCTGGATAAC GTGACCGACAAAGGCTCTCTGACAGCTGAGGAGTTTGCCAAGCTGCTAGGCCTTTCTGTTCTTCTGTCTAAAGAACG GTTGTTTTTAGCGGAGAAGATGGGTCATCTGTGTCGTGATGACTCTGTGGAAGGACTGCGCTTCTACCCCAACCTCTTCGCAAGTCAGGCTTGA